GTCTGCGACGCTAAAATCGTAATCTATTTGTGATATTACATCTATTGCTTTTTGATCGAAAAATCTGTGGTTCTTTTTTTGTGAATGCTGAGCTTTTGCAAATAATGTCAAAAGCATTGTCTTTTCTACACCTTCTAAATTCATAAGTTTTCCTCCATGAGTTATTTGTAATTATATAATAATAGGGAAAAGAACTATTTAAATTTTTAGGCATGCCTAAATTTTATAATTTTAAAATTAGTGAAATATCAAATAAAAAAGAATTAAAAAAATATAATGTTAAAAGGTTTTCAGCAAGTCCTGAAGTTCAGGAATTGCTTGTTCGAATTTAACACCGTATTTATGTTTTTTATCACCAATTGTCTTTTCAACTGCCTTTTTTGTAAATTCTCCAGCAATTTTAGCAGCCTGAACAGGTGATTTGCCGACCATTACCGAACCTACAAAAGATGAAGCAAAAACATCACCGGTTCCGTGGGAGACATAATCTATCTTGTCATTGTAGACAATCTCAATTGAAGATGTCTTTTTATCCAGAACAATCATTCCCATCTCGTTTGAATCGTTTTGATAACCCTTAAGAATTACATATCTTTTTGTGAAATTCTGAAGCTCCTCGGCCATTTCAATCATTTCTTCTTTGGTGAAGTGTTCCTTCCATGGCCTGTGCAATATAAAGCATGCCTCAGTAGTGTTAGGCAGAATATAATCTCCAAGCTTGCAAAGCTCACCCATCCTGTCTGCAAAATCCTGGTCAAAGCCGTTGTAGAATTCGCCGAAATCAGCCATTGCAGGGTCAACAAATACATTTCCCCCATCCTTCAGTCTGGAATCAATGATATCTTTAATATAATCCATCTGTTCGGCGGATGCAATAAATCCAGTGTAGACTGCATCAAAATAAATGCCTTCACTTTCCCAGTGTTTTCTGATATCCGGAAGGTCATCTGTCAGATCCCTTACAGTATAATCAGTAAAACCTGAAGTATGTGTGGATAAAACCGCTGAGGGAAGAACTGCTGTTTCTATTCCGAAAGCGGAAACGACCGGCAGAGCAACAGTTATTGAACATTGCCCGAAACAGGACAAATCCTGTATAGTTAAAATCTTAGTTGTTTCATTCATATTTTCAACCTGTTTGATATACTTATATAAATTTTCATTTTGCTTTTTAAATAGTTATTGCATTTTTTCAGATATAACATTATAGTTTTATTGAATAGTTATGAATTTTTTTAACTTCATTTAGATTATATAAAGAATAAAAAATTTAGGCATGCCTAAATATTTATATACTATTAAAACAAATATTCAATTGAAGCTTAAAAAAATTAAGGAG
This DNA window, taken from uncultured Methanobrevibacter sp., encodes the following:
- a CDS encoding pyridoxamine kinase, which encodes MNETTKILTIQDLSCFGQCSITVALPVVSAFGIETAVLPSAVLSTHTSGFTDYTVRDLTDDLPDIRKHWESEGIYFDAVYTGFIASAEQMDYIKDIIDSRLKDGGNVFVDPAMADFGEFYNGFDQDFADRMGELCKLGDYILPNTTEACFILHRPWKEHFTKEEMIEMAEELQNFTKRYVILKGYQNDSNEMGMIVLDKKTSSIEIVYNDKIDYVSHGTGDVFASSFVGSVMVGKSPVQAAKIAGEFTKKAVEKTIGDKKHKYGVKFEQAIPELQDLLKTF